A single genomic interval of Vairimorpha necatrix chromosome 5, complete sequence harbors:
- a CDS encoding reverse transcriptase, which yields MGLTENQTARLICLGLRGPALSWIAMAFERVSKLDLAEVTKSLKLRFYSSLKTLATLDEKGNPLIEEQTMEYKAVSLIVIKKSPSVLKSILYDFARQCQDWSEFLRRTEEVSWIAFPMKSNTTNTDETLDNRTLKVALSKKGNIPYTIENYKINSSLIDTGADVSLIPARVLEGTNIRFTRSSTIIRAVSGTPLEITGRCLNINFRTENTSITFSPYVTERTPNYIILGVDAIRPNPILLEQLIRKFANTVKKGSLINKVNYI from the exons ATGGGACTGACAGAAAATCAGACCGCCAGACTTATCTGCCTGGGTCTACGTGGGCCAGCTCTCTCATGGATAGCAATGGCATTTGAACGGGTGTCCAAACTTGATCTGGCAGAGGTTACTAAGAGTCTAAAATTGAGATTTTACAGTTCACTGAAAACTCTGGCCACTCTAGACGA GAAAGGAAACCCCCTTATAGAGGAACAAACAATGGAGTACAAAGCAGTCAGCCTCATAGTAATCAAGAAGTCTCCTTCAGTCCTCAAATCAATTCTTTATGATTTTGCTAGACAATGCCAAGATTGGAGTGAATTCCTGAGGCGCACAGAGGAAGTTTCTTGGATAGCATTCCCTATGAAAAGTAACACGACTAATACGGACGAGACACTAGATAACAGGACTTTGAAGGTCGCACTATCGAAGAAGGGAAATATACCCTACACCATAGAAAACTACAAGATCAACAGCT CATTAATTGATACCGGAGCTGATGTCTCCCTGATACCCGCAAGAGTCCTCGAAGGGACAAATATCAGATTTACCAGATCTTCAACGATCATACGAGCAGTATCAGGGACACCATTGGAGATTACAGGAAGATGTCtaaatatcaattttaGGACGGAAAACACTTCAATTACTTTCAGCCCTTACGTCACAGAACGGACACCGAACTACATAATCTTAGGAGTTGACGCTATACGACCGAACCCCATATTACTGGAACAACTGATCAGAAAATTCGCCAATACAGTCAAGAAAGGCTCACTGATTAACAAAGTCAATTACATCTAA
- a CDS encoding reverse transcriptase, whose protein sequence is MQFVIKGTFDMATAIKTVGCFSGKKEEDITTWLRDTTFTARVMGLTENQTARLICLGLRGPALSWIAMAFERVSKLDLAEVTKSLKLRFYSSLKTLATLDEKGNPLIEEQTMEYKAVSLIVIKKSPSVLKSILYDFARQCQDWSEFLRRTEEVSWIAFPMKSNTTNTDETLDNRTLKVALSKKGNIPYTIENYKINSSLIDTGADVSLIPARVLEGTNIRFTRSSTIIRAVSGTPLEITGRCLNINFRTENTSITFSPYVTERTPNYIILGVDAIRPNPILLEQLIRKFANTVKKGSLINKKNGKIPLHFEEEITQQIKKNLQLGVIRNSRSPWNSRVVPVTKPDGSIRLCIDYRELNMITVKDKYPLLRIDEILNDLADATIFSTLDATSGYYQISQKEVDKEKTAFSWRDGHYEFNRMSFGLCNAPATFQRTMDKIFVKENRKFVIPYLDDIIIYSKNHQEHREHLEIVLGNIVTKKTINPDPEKVKAINEYKEPKNIAQLRSFLGLINYCREFIRNLSAIAAPLYELFKGESKRSVKSISLSKKEKRAFEDLKRLLTEETKRYKINLRKPFILITDASEQGIGAILSQIGNDGKETIVHIVDVLKALTYLGEAKNPTSRLLRWAMKLQKYAFQSTYIKGEVNGADGLSRQNPTEKDNNIIEATGPSDEDRQKILESYHLDVGHASASTMSFMISQRYKWAGMHKDIKEHVEKCKTCLKSGYPLRNTINKVIRSERPNQIWVIDLIGRICDTSGQNSFIFIAIDHYSKWVETAVINYKTGSKIMGLIQQLIIEKHGIPERILTDNGLEFINSDIKDLAEKNGIDWQYSSPEHHETEGAVERANQTLMKILNKITDFGRVSWKNKLPEATRCLNLSYNRSIGTSPFMLRENKLLMLSVDKALDKEEVTFSAEETKSKRDENFEKYKKANVQGKVEVAKKLNVGDKVLIYRETKSGKFKCNWEDEYVITEIILPDAYVVKKNGKVYRLNKTRVKAYTSIYGRKRCRILL, encoded by the exons ATGCAATTCGTAATTAAAGGAACATTCGACATGGCGACAGCGATAAAAACTGTTGGCTGCTTCAGTGGAAAGAAGGAAGAGGATATAACTACATGGTTGCGTGACACAACGTTTACGGCGAGGGTTATGGGACTGACAGAAAATCAGACCGCCAGACTTATCTGCCTGGGTCTACGTGGGCCAGCTCTCTCATGGATAGCAATGGCATTTGAACGGGTGTCCAAACTTGATCTGGCAGAGGTTACTAAGAGTCTAAAATTGAGATTTTACAGTTCACTGAAAACTCTGGCCACTCTAGACGA GAAAGGAAACCCCCTTATAGAGGAACAAACAATGGAGTACAAAGCAGTCAGCCTCATAGTAATCAAGAAGTCTCCTTCAGTCCTCAAATCAATTCTTTATGATTTTGCTAGACAATGCCAAGATTGGAGTGAATTCCTGAGGCGCACAGAGGAAGTTTCTTGGATAGCATTCCCTATGAAAAGTAACACGACTAATACGGACGAGACACTAGATAACAGGACTTTGAAGGTCGCACTATCGAAGAAGGGAAATATACCCTACACCATAGAAAACTACAAGATCAACAGCT CATTAATTGATACCGGAGCTGATGTCTCCCTGATACCCGCAAGAGTCCTCGAAGGGACAAATATCAGATTTACCAGATCTTCAACGATCATACGAGCAGTATCAGGGACACCATTGGAGATTACAGGAAGATGTCtaaatatcaattttaGGACGGAAAACACTTCAATTACTTTCAGCCCTTACGTCACAGAACGGACACCGAACTACATAATCTTAGGAGTTGACGCTATACGACCGAACCCCATATTACTGGAACAACTGATCAGAAAATTCGCCAATACAGTCAAGAAAGGCTCACTGATTAACAAA AAAAATGGAAAGATCCCTCTGCACTTTGAAGAGGAAATCACTCAACAGATCAAGAAGAACTTGCAGTTGGGCGTAATAAGAAATAGTAGGAGCCCCTGGAACAGTAGAGTTGTTCCGGTAACGAAACCTGATGGGTCGATCAGGCTCTGTATAGATTACAGAGAGCTCAACATGATAACAGTCAAAGATAAATACCCCCTCCTACGAATTGATGAAATTCTCAACGATCTAGCTGACGCTACTATCTTTTCGACATTAGATGCTACGTCGGGATATTATCAAATATCCCAGAAAGAAGTAGACAAGGAGAAAACAGCATTCAGCTGGAGAGATGGACATTATGAATTTAACAGAATGTCGTTTGGGCTATGTAATGCCCCTGCTACTTTTCAGAGAACTATGGATAAGATTTTTGTGAAAGAAAACAGAAAATTCGTCATACCATACTTGGATGACATTATTATCTATTCTAAAAATCACCAGGAACACCGTGAACACTTGGAAATCGTATTGG GGAATATAGTAACAAAAAAGACGATCAACCCGGACCCAGAGAAGGTCAAAGCCATAAACGAGTATAAGGAGCCGAAAAATATTGCTCAACTACGGTCGTTTCTTGGCCTCATAAATTACTGTAGGGAGTTCATCCGTAACTTATCAGCAATAGCAGCCCCTCTCTACGAACTGTTTAAAGGAGAGTCAAAGCGAAGTGTTAAGAGTATTTCTCTCAGCAAAAAGGAGAAACGGGCATTCGAAGATCTAAAGAGACTTCTCACAGAAGAGACAAAAAGATACAAGATTAATCTCAGGAAACCGTTTATACTGATTACGGATGCGTCAGAGCAGGGAATAGGCGCGATCCTCTCACAGATTGGAAATGATGGGAAGGAGACAAT AGTTCATATTGTAGACGTACTCAAAGCGCTGACTTATCTGGGGGAAGCTAAGAACCCTACCAGTAGATTGCTTAGGTGGGCAATGAAGTTGCAGAAGTATGCATTTCAATCAACCTACATAAAAGGAGAGGTTAATGGAGCAGACGGGTTAAGCAGACAAAACCCGACAGAGAAagataataatatcatCGAAGCTACAGGACCAAGCGATGAAGACAGACAGAAGATCTTAGAATCCTACCATCTAGACGTTGGACATGCTAGCGCTAGTACGATGAGCTTCATGATTTCACAGAGGTACAAATGGGCAGGAATGCATAAGGACATCAAGGAACACGTAGAAAAGTGTAAAACGTGCTTGAAATCGGGATACCCATTACGAAACACAATAAACAAGGTTATACGATCAGAAAGGCCGAACCAAATATGGGTGATAGATCTCATAGGACGCATATGCGACACTTCGGGTCAAAACAGCTTCATATTCATTGCTATTGACCACTACTCTAAATGGGTCGAGACGGCTGTTATTAACTATAAAACAGGGTCGAAAATAATGGGATTAATCCAGCAATTGATTATCGAGAAACACGGCATTCCAGAAAGAATCTTGACTGACAACGGGctagaatttataaattctgACATCAAAGACCTGGCCGAAAAGAACGGTATTGACTGGCAATACAGTTCACCAGAACATCACGAAACTGAAGGCGCAGTAGAAAGAGCGAATCAGACGTTAATGAAGatactaaataaaattacagATTTCGGAAGGGTAAGCTGGAAGAACAAGCTTCCAGAAGCCACGAGATGCCTCAACCTGTCTTATAATCGGAGCATAGGAACATCGCCGTTTATGTTAAGGGAAAATAAATTGCTAATGCTGTCTGTAGACAAAGCGCTAGACAAGGAAGAAGTGACATTCTCAGCGGAGGAAACGAAGAGTAAGCGCGATGAAAACTTTGAAAAGTACAAAAAAGCAAACGTGCAAGGGAAAGTAGAGGTGGCGAAAAAGCTAAACGTGGGCgataaagttttaatatatcGTGAGACCAAAAGCGGGAAGTTCAAGTGCAATTGGGAAGATGAATACGTGATCacagaaataattttaccCGATGCCTATGTGGTAAAAAAGAATGGAAAAGTATACAGGCTTAACAAAACACGAGTTAAAGCATATACTTCAATTTATGGGAGGAAGAGGTGTCGTATccttctataa
- a CDS encoding putative SP-containing membrane protein: MFEKTCFYLLFGYCQYVLHIKNQADGKCVIYIGATNKADKENTMKIVLSDTLRLKEKATNSPQSTNNIARTVLDNGQLFFPVSNNEYDKIREIGLKIPDSRLCKNFCKSEKYFECKLKLPKGKKLHFDFILSDPKTKGITWAHSQSFYFNTIPCSSQLMLSEHISLDLPETLRELLKFDLKLLNIVDYYMEDKKIENEIKNSQNDQSLLEKCNVNDTCRKCSKDDISESKNNQETQTLPVSCTNNSNYFHNNTMIFSLGVFVLFVFTLRYLNLVDLLSDNLTVTKAAKKNKNYISFKKTENDFMKYRRKKIITKDGEED; encoded by the exons ATGTTCGAGAAaacatgtttttatttactttttgGATATTGTCAGTATgttttacatataaaaaatcaagcAGACGGTAAATGTGTGATCTATATTGGTGCTACTAATAAAGCTGATAAAGAGAATACCATGAAAATAGTTTTATCTGACACATTACGTTTGAAGGAAAAAGCAACAAATAGTCCCCAAAGCACTAATAATATTGCTCGAACAGTTCTTGACAACGGACAGCTTTTCTTTCCAGTATCAAACAACgaatatgataaaattagaGAAATTGGATTGAAGATTCCTGATAGTAGACTatgcaaaaatttttgcaaaagtgaaaaatattttgaatgCAAGTTAAAATTACCCAaaggtaaaaaattacatttcgattttattttatctgaTCCTAAAACCAAAGGGATAACCTGGGCCCATTCTCAATCGTTCTACTTTAATACTATTCCATGTTCTAGTCAGCTAATGCTTAGCGAACATATAAGTTTAGATTTACCAGAAACACTGAGGGAGTTactaaaatttgatttaaaacttttaaatattgttgattattatatggaagataaaaaaattgaaaatgaaataaaaaattctcaaAATGATCAAtcattattagaaaaatgtAATGTAAATGATACGTGTAGGAAATGTTCAAAAGATGATATTAGCGAAAGCAAAAACAATCAAGAAACTCAAACATTACCTGTTTCTTGCACCAATAATTCTAATTACTTCCACAATAACACTATGATATTTTCATTGGGggtttttgttttatttgtttttacgTT ACGTTATCTTAATCTAGTTGATCTTCTTTCGGACAATCTAACTGTGACTAAGgctgcaaaaaaaaataaaaattatatttcgtttaaaaaaacagaaaatgattttatgaAGTACcgtagaaaaaaaattattacaaaAGATGGCGAAGAAGATTAA